The DNA window GTTTCCAAAATGCGCTCAAAATCACAAGCTTGCTGAGAAAAGTCTTCGTGTCATCCCTACAATCCTCCCGGGTTCACCACGCCTTCAAACTCTGGAAAGAATCCTGAGCTCTCTGGCGTTGTTAAGAAGATGTTTAAATGGTGTggtcatagattttttttttcttcccagtcTGGATGATTGACTGTATGTCATGTATGTACAAACAAGGGTCTGTGTTTAGAAAAGATCTCCTTAGCAGATTCACTGAGCAAGAATGTTCCAGAAGTTCACACCCACACAGCCAGAATacctttctctgtctttccctcttACCGTAAATACTCCACTTGAAGTGTTTTcaggaccttttttttgttactatGCATCTACTGAAGGGCTGAGACTACGTTTATAATACGTAATACGTTTATAATACGTTTATAATACGTTTATAATACGTTTGTGACTCGTTGATGACTGCTGAGATTTTCTTGTGACATTTAAGGTAGGATATCTATACACCGAGAAGCAtggacatttcagaaaacagcTTCTTTAGGCTACTACTCTAATTTTAGACTCGGTGTAAATCTTATTCACGCATATTTTCCGGGGTTTAACACACCTCAGTAGTCGAGCTTTTCTTTTGGCACATTTGTTCGAGACCTGGCAAAGCACCTTCTCCCGACTAATCTTACCGGTGTGAAGTCCGTTTAGAAAACAGAAGTAGTTCCGGTGtcagctttcaaaataaaacaactaaacTCCAATTTGCACTTGGACCCGTTCATTTAGACTGTgcatattatatttttatattgttacaatgttacaattcacttagcagacgcttttattcaaagcgacatacatcagagagtacaacactaatccattcatacaccgaagcagctggagcaatgtggggttaagtgtcttgcccaaggacacatcggacagcaggggatcgaacccttgacccttgaccttccggttgagaggcggcgactttaccaactgagccacagccgcccctctattatatttttaaaagtcaccGTGGCAGTGCTGTGAACTTGCAGTCAAGCAgcaaaggtataatatgtgactttaCCATTTGCTGTAATGAGAGATGCAGTGAATATGAAAAGCAGGGTCAGTACCGATACCAATGTTTGAAATTGTCACTGAAAAACTGATTTCTGAACTTGCCAGCCAGCTATGAATTCTGCAACATAATATAAACACATCTGCTAATGACTTCAGTGCATGccagattatttttaaatggtctGATGTTTGTTAGCAAAGGCTGATATCGCCCAATACCGATGCATCCCTTGTTTAAATTGTCTcaaatttttttcattttccaaaactCTTTgacaaatgtatgtttttttttaaatgttttaaatgaaacaacaaattcaaataaatcaagtttTCCTTACTTACCAATTTCCATTAACGGAAATCAAATTTAAATGCTTTTAATTGGATGATCAGACTTCCGGATGTATTTCAGGGACGTGCAGTGACTTGACGCACCACTTTCTACTCACTTGAGAACAACGATTCATGTTGCATATTTCTCTGTGCGGgcggagaaggaggaggaggaggaagaggtggaggaggaagaggtcaCTTCAGCTGCGGACACTGAAGGAAACAAGCTGTCATTACAAGGTGAGACATCCAGAAGGTATCAGTATATCAGTAGGCCTATatgaactgtaaaaaaaaaaaaaaaaaaggaaacttgtCGATGTGATGCGCTGGAGAAGTTAGTTTCATGTTGCTGCAGAACTTTTCTAAACTACCCCGGCTTTAAGTTCAAGGGGTCAGTGGCCTGACAGGGTCTGCGGCTAAATCGATACGACTTAGGTTAttgtatttaaaagaaaatcttttttgtttgtgtgaatattCGACCCCTTACAACAATTTCTCGCCCGGGGCAGCTagtttacagaaaaaaaggtgCGGGTTTCTATTTTCACCATGACGATAAGGGGCACAAAGGAggggaaaatatgttttttttagtcgAGTTAAACTTAAAATTGCAGCCACACCTGTTTCACCAGCTGTAACGATACCCTTACTTCGATGCATAAAAGAAAAtggggaaagaaaaacaacaacgacaacaataTATGTATGAATCTTGGTGGAAAAACGAATAAACTAGGCTATTCAATTcgacatgttttatatttgttttctagATTGAGACAGTGACATTCTCATGTTTTTAGGTTAAATAGAAATGTAGCAAGGGGCTACACCTTTTTTGGTTTAACCAAGAATATTGTTCATATTtctagtaaaaaataaatacatcctCACACTTTTTATATGCCACATTCGCCTGACAAGTCAgcataaacatcttatttcaaggCATAGAGTTGGAAAAAGCCTTTGAAACTGTTAACCACAATGTGTTGCTGTCCAAACTTCCTAAATTTCAATTTTCTTATCAGGCTTGGACTCGCACTTGTACTTAAGTGGAAGAGTGCAGTGTGTCAGAGTCAATGGGCAAAAGACCATCTTCCATAAGATCAGCATGGGGATACCCCAGGGGTCAGTTCTAGGTCCACTACTATTTAGCATGTATATCAACAAGCTACCTGAGTTCTGTCCTGCAGTTGGCTGCCAAATGTGTGCTAACGATACTTTAAGCTGCTGCCCACCAAATGACTCATTGCACTCAGTTGCAAAATGGCTTGAGTCTTCTCACttaacattaaatatatataaaaaaacagtctCAATATATTTTTCCTGGGGTCAATAATGAGACCATCAATGTGGTTGAAGATGTCAAGTACTAGTGAattacaacttaaaaaaagagtcatcAGGAAGTATACCTCTCATTTACCACAGCCCAGCTCTATATGCATGCTATGGGGTTATCATATCTATCATACTGCATCAGTTCTTGTTCTCAAGCCTCATAAACAACTTTAAAGTCGATCATATCTCTATATAACCAGACAATAAAAATCCTGGACGAAAAACCTATAAGATGGCACCATTGTCACAGAGAAACATGATATGTTTAGCTTTGAAAGCTTCATTGGCTTCTGCAATcacaaatgaatgtttaaatgtttgcatggtCTGGCACCTTCTCTGTTTGATGAATTTGTTACATGACATCAGGATTCTAGTCGAGTCAACACGAGTCTTTCAATAAGATGTTTTAACTCATTTGGATTTAGACATCTCATTTCAAGACACTCTTTCCAATCAATTCAGgccttttttgtgcttttggtTTTGTTGGAATTCTGTCAcaatttccatttccatttccatccaGTTTCATAAGTTTCCATGCAACCTTCAAAGAGTCTGCTGATTTCTGGTATGTCTGTAACACAGTAATAATGTCCTCTTTCCACCCTGTTTCAGCTCACAGCAAGGATTTTAGatgataggaaaaaaaaatatcactgaTCCTGTTCTGAaaattgacttttttctttccagTGGGAACATCTCCACAAATCAGCACTCTTTAAAACAACCAAAGCAGCATGAGCTAAGAGAGCACTGACTCAGATTACAGCTCTGGTTTGGTTTGCTGAAGAGTACAATAGACCACCCTCAGTTTTTGGACAGCAGGACAGAtacctgtttttatattgtctATGATGTAACACCCACAACAGTTCTAATACACATGCTTGAAACTTCTCCAAAAACGTGAAGGATAAACAGTCTTTCATTGCTGATGATTATTGCGTCAGTGATATTGTGTTTTGTTACTTTGATCAAAACTGATGATGATAAATTTAGCAAGAAATATTTAAAGCCTGTTCAATTTACAGCAAAATGTCTGAATTCCTGTTAATTTGAACTCCTCTGCAGGAACCAGCCACTGTGCATCACACAGCTACTGGCCGTCATGGCGACGATTGTGATGGAGAGAATCGGGCGAGTGTTCATCAGCCTGCAGCAGATCAGGGAGGTTCCCCGGATTCTCACTGAGGCTGCACCCTCCATGCCCGGCACCGTCCGAGACATGGAAGTTCCATGCTACTTCAGGGAGCGCTACATCTGCACCGGCTACAGACCGCTCAACCAGAACTGGCGATACTACTTCCTGTCATTGTTCCAGCGGCACAATGAGACCATCAACATCTGGACTCACCTGCTGGCATTTTTCATTGTTCTTGTTAAATTGCTGCAGCTCTCGGAGACGGTGGACTTTGCCAGTGATCATCATTCGTGGCCTTTGTTGGTCCTCATCCTGTCCTCGTTGATCTACTCGGCATTCAGTGCATTAGCTCACCTACTGGGGGGCAAGTCTGAGCTATGTCActatgtcttcttcttcttggactATGTTGGGGTGGCGCAGTATCAGTACGGCAGCGCGATAGTCCACTTTTATTACGCTGTGGATGAGAGCTTACACAGCTATGTGAATTGGATCTTCATGCCTGCTGCTACTGTTTTCAGCTGTCTGTCATGCCTGGGTTGCTGCTACGGCAAATACTGCAACCACTGCCAACCCAACTGGGTGCGTAAGGTATGCCAGGTGGTGCCCTCTGCACTGGCATATATCTGGGACAGCAGTCCTGTGGCTAAAAGACTGATGTCCTGGTCAGCAGAAACCCACGACCCAGCTATAGTCTATCACTTTGGCCAGGTGGCGTTCTTTCTCAGCTGCGCCGCCTTTTTCAGCTTCCCCCTTCTGGAGTGCTGCTTACCCGGGCGGTGCGACTTCATCGGACAGAGTCATCAGATAttccatgtttttctctcctgctgcaCCCTGTGTCAGATCCGGGCCTCCTACCTGGACTTTGTGGGCCGTAGAGAACTGTACTCGGGGCTGCACAGGAGCGGTGAGGCCGCTCTCTTTGTCGGGTTGTATGTGCTCACTTTGGTTGTATGCGCACTGATTGCTGCCCTCATGTtgagaaaagtaaaacaagTGCTTCACTTAAGGGATAAGGCAAAGTAATATAATAGATGTTGAAGGAGTTCTTTGCAAAAGCAATCATGTGCCTTTACAATGATGTcaaaatagaaatgtttcaCAACAGTAACAAGGCGATAGTGAGATAAATACATACAATATCTGGAGTCAGTATtttgttacatgtttttaatacaATATTCAAGCTAATCCTCACTATCAGCAGTTTGTATGCATCACTATAGAATGGAGCTTTTGGAACAAATCTGCTTCCTcttactttcaaatcactgccTACAGTATgtactgatttttaaaaaagttattgCATTAACATATTTGTATTCTTTAATACTGGAATAATGTATGGAAATGcatctgaaatgtattttaaaaactgaatttaggTTTTGATATTCATATTGGGGGCAGTTTTcagtcacacaaacagatttttGCAGAATTTTGTcgtcaaaaatatttttcctaTTTGTCTTGTTTATACTGAGACACATCTGTATGGAGGAGTGTTAGGGCCACATCAAGGGGGGAAGATCTGAGATTTCGAGAtgaaagtcaaaattatgagaatGAACTTGAAAATGTACATGAGTGAAGTCGTCATTTTAGTCTACAGTTAtgtcagaggagcagcagccgCCTGTGAAAAAATGAGGAACGTGGAGCATCTTGAGAAGTTATACTTTAGTATACGTTTCACAAATCAGATAATACTTCCTTGTGTAGCCTGTAACACAGATTGACTGAGTATTTACTGTCTGTGGGatgagctgctttaaaaaaaaaaaaaacagtctgataAGGTCTCAAAATACCCGAtaagttgtgttggggctttacatAATGTATGCAGATATTAAACTAAACATTCTTTTTGCACGTCAGCGTCACATTGCCGTGagtatcaggaccctgaaaagatactgcaagaaactgaggcttttccaaagaaagaagcacactgacttggaggaaatTGTCTCTTTTGTAGCAGAGGGAATGGCTTTCAGGGTTccactttcatcattttcacgcAGGTGTATGGCTCCTCTTCCCATACAAGCTTTCAGAATAATAATTTCAGCCTAGTTTCAAATCGAATTATGAAATTGCACacaaatttacaactttattcttctAATTTTTTACGCTAACAAAACTGTAGTCTcgaaaaattttgaaaaaaaacttttgatgTGGACCTCTCCATCATACATCAACATTGAAATAGAGTAATAACAAGGGAACAACATGCGAGTCCTTTTCATTGTACCTTCAGCGCCCATTGTTTGCACATTTAATGTTATATTTAGCGTAAAGTTTGTACTGATGGAGTATacctttgaaaatgtgtttttgctgtttgtatttgtattgaATGCACTGCCTAGACTGTATGAGAAAGCTGGATGTTTTTATGAGGGATCATAcaaaacatatttcatacaTTAGACACACAGAATGTACGCGTATGTCAGGATGTCAGCCATCACTGTATTGTGTCTTACTGGAACTCTTGTTTGTGCCTCTTGAGTTACAAGGGAAAAGTTACTAAAGGTACCATGAGAATGTATTGTTTGGGAGCTGCTCAACTACTGTcccagatgtgaaaacagcaggAATGAGATGAATAGACGTTTCTTGGTGACAGAGTCTGCCTTTAAGCTCCTCATATCTTGACCTCTTGCTTGccactgtcttgttttttttctgctttctttgagctacaaaaacaatattaaacatgtctTCAAATAAACGTCCACACTgtagttttgttttatgttttacttgTGCATTTAACAGGGACATTGCATTCCTAGAGTTGACTGGATAGCTATCACCATTATCAAGAGCATGTTGACTTCTACATATTGTGGAAGGAACATTGCGCTTGCATGTTATCACCGTATGTTTGGAATacagtttcatttcaaaccttgatccaaaggcagcaGGACTAGTTGAAGATCTTggaagatgtttcacctctcctccaaaaCTCTTCTTCTGGTCTAATCTATCTGGTGGATGGAGCTAGAAATGTAAGGGCTTAAATTTCTAGCTCCGTCCACCAGATAGCTTCTAATTTATCATCTCTTGGACGAGTGAGAACCTATAGAACACAGTGTAATATGCATGTAGCCTACCTCTTAGACAGTGGAACATAgtgtaaggcaaggcaaggcaagtttatttctagaGCACATTTCAAcgacaaggcaattcaaagtgcttcacacaggaCATCAAAAGCttcatgacagaggaaaaaaatgaatattgaaatagaacatttaaaactcactcaaacaaacaattcacaatcacagagaagaaccaTTCGGACATTCCTTGGCATTTTTACTACCTCCTTCATATCCCAGATTTGAAGGACTAACGTGCAATTTCCTTTGAATCCTGAAAACGTCTTGGCAGGATTCGAG is part of the Labrus mixtus chromosome 16, fLabMix1.1, whole genome shotgun sequence genome and encodes:
- the paqr7a gene encoding progestin and adipoQ receptor family member VII, a — encoded protein: MATIVMERIGRVFISLQQIREVPRILTEAAPSMPGTVRDMEVPCYFRERYICTGYRPLNQNWRYYFLSLFQRHNETINIWTHLLAFFIVLVKLLQLSETVDFASDHHSWPLLVLILSSLIYSAFSALAHLLGGKSELCHYVFFFLDYVGVAQYQYGSAIVHFYYAVDESLHSYVNWIFMPAATVFSCLSCLGCCYGKYCNHCQPNWVRKVCQVVPSALAYIWDSSPVAKRLMSWSAETHDPAIVYHFGQVAFFLSCAAFFSFPLLECCLPGRCDFIGQSHQIFHVFLSCCTLCQIRASYLDFVGRRELYSGLHRSGEAALFVGLYVLTLVVCALIAALMLRKVKQVLHLRDKAK